A window of the Candidatus Omnitrophota bacterium genome harbors these coding sequences:
- the pseC gene encoding UDP-4-amino-4,6-dideoxy-N-acetyl-beta-L-altrosamine transaminase, whose translation MMKIPYARHVIDRADIANVVKVLKSDFITQGPVVERFEKRLLSYCGAKYAVVFSSGTAALHAAYSAAGLSWGDNFITTPNTFAATANAGLLLGAKPVFVDIESNTGNIDVSKVGAKINKKTKLVVPVHYAGNVVDLKDLQELAIKHNFMVIEDACHALGSKYEKSMIGNCRYSDMAVFSFHPAKTITTGEGGAVLTNNPLFYRKLFLFRNHGINKSSFMGNPHGDWYYEMQSLGCNYRLTDMQSALGFSQLRKLNKFISYRRKIAQIYNRAFFNNPFFDVPTQVNQSSCHLYVIRLKNPYVDKKKEIFATLRKNGLGVQVHYIPVYMHPYYRSLGYKEGLCPVAEDFYRRAITIPLSASLKNKEIKYIIETVKLTVQKCCK comes from the coding sequence ATGATGAAAATACCATATGCCCGTCATGTTATAGATAGAGCTGATATTGCCAATGTGGTTAAAGTTTTAAAGTCTGACTTTATAACGCAAGGACCAGTAGTAGAGAGATTTGAGAAAAGGTTACTGTCGTATTGTGGAGCAAAATATGCTGTGGTATTTAGTTCTGGAACAGCAGCATTGCATGCAGCATATTCGGCAGCAGGGCTTTCTTGGGGAGATAATTTTATTACGACTCCAAATACTTTCGCGGCCACAGCAAATGCCGGGCTCTTGTTGGGGGCTAAACCGGTATTTGTTGATATTGAATCTAATACTGGCAATATAGATGTGTCTAAGGTTGGGGCAAAGATAAATAAAAAGACCAAATTGGTGGTTCCTGTCCATTATGCTGGTAATGTGGTTGATTTAAAAGACCTTCAAGAATTAGCTATTAAACATAATTTCATGGTTATTGAAGATGCCTGTCATGCCCTTGGTTCGAAATACGAGAAAAGCATGATTGGAAATTGTAGGTATTCTGATATGGCAGTATTTAGTTTCCATCCCGCAAAAACAATAACCACAGGAGAGGGTGGAGCAGTTTTGACAAATAATCCGTTATTCTATAGAAAACTATTTTTATTCCGTAATCACGGTATTAATAAGAGTAGTTTTATGGGGAATCCCCATGGTGACTGGTACTATGAAATGCAATCACTAGGCTGCAACTATCGGCTTACCGATATGCAATCAGCACTCGGTTTTTCTCAATTAAGAAAATTAAATAAGTTTATTTCTTATCGTAGAAAGATAGCCCAGATATACAACCGAGCTTTCTTCAATAATCCCTTTTTCGACGTTCCTACTCAAGTAAATCAATCTTCCTGCCATTTATATGTAATAAGACTTAAGAATCCTTATGTAGATAAAAAGAAAGAAATCTTTGCTACTTTGAGAAAGAATGGTTTAGGAGTACAGGTCCATTATATACCGGTATATATGCATCCTTACTATAGGAGCTTAGGCTATAAAGAAGGCCTATGCCCTGTTGCGGAAGATTTTTACCGAAGAGCAATTACTATACCGTTGAGTGCATCTTTAAAAAACAAAGAAATAAAATACATTATTGAAACGGTAAAGTTGACGGTGCAAAAGTGCTGCAAATAG
- a CDS encoding aldo/keto reductase produces the protein MLQIEKIALGTAQFGLDYGIANKNGKVSKEEVFSILNSAVANNVDTLDTAYSYGDSESIIGEFMSKNDHKFKIISKLPSVDIKDIGSSRKFFNDSLRRLGKKNIYGYLIHDFKNLRLQKEIWDALKDFRDEGRVKKIGVTLYKPEELDYLLENNLDFDLLQVPYNILDQRFDRYLPILSKKKVIVYVRSVFLQGLFFLPLSRIEKDFNKAAGSIKILMRLSLEYQIPIAALCLCFTMLNPFVSKVVIGVESKEQLVQNISLLRYMDSIKRIYKELVGLRMEDEKILLPYNWR, from the coding sequence GTGCTGCAAATAGAAAAGATAGCGTTAGGTACAGCTCAATTCGGGCTCGATTACGGTATTGCGAATAAGAATGGTAAGGTATCAAAAGAAGAAGTTTTTTCTATATTGAATTCTGCTGTTGCGAATAATGTAGATACATTGGATACTGCCTATTCATATGGCGATAGCGAGAGCATTATAGGAGAATTTATGTCCAAAAATGACCATAAATTCAAAATAATCTCAAAATTGCCTAGTGTTGATATAAAAGACATAGGTTCATCCAGGAAATTCTTCAATGATTCTTTAAGGAGGCTGGGTAAAAAAAATATATATGGATATCTGATACACGATTTTAAGAATTTAAGGCTGCAAAAAGAGATATGGGATGCTTTAAAGGATTTTAGGGATGAAGGCAGGGTTAAAAAAATAGGCGTAACATTATATAAGCCTGAAGAATTAGATTATTTATTAGAAAATAATCTAGATTTTGATCTATTGCAGGTACCTTATAATATTCTTGACCAGAGATTTGATCGATACTTGCCGATTTTAAGCAAGAAAAAGGTGATCGTATATGTTCGTTCTGTTTTTCTTCAGGGATTGTTTTTTTTGCCTTTATCAAGGATAGAAAAAGATTTTAATAAAGCTGCCGGGTCAATTAAGATATTGATGAGATTGTCGTTGGAATATCAAATACCGATTGCAGCATTGTGTTTGTGCTTTACTATGTTGAATCCGTTTGTTTCAAAGGTTGTAATTGGAGTAGAGTCAAAAGAGCAATTAGTTCAGAATATTTCATTATTAAGGTATATGGATTCAATAAAAAGAATATATAAAGAATTGGTTGGCTTGAGAATGGAAGACGAAAAGATATTGCTTCCTTATAATTGGCGATGA
- a CDS encoding glycosyltransferase family protein yields MRTGAIIQARTGSTRLPSKVLLRILDKSILEYVVERVRHSKHIDTVIVATTDNNEDLEIAELMKGISVSVFRGSENDVLDRYYKAASFFNIQNIVRITADCPLIDPFVIDCVIKRYFSVRADYCSNILEHTFPDGEDVEVFSFKTLSTAWKEAKLGSEREHVTPYIINNPGSFKLENVKSEVGLSDKRWTLDRKEDYDFIKKVIENLYPTNPNFRMSDVLKFVRDNPECEDINKNIIRNEGYLKSLQKDILNEKKS; encoded by the coding sequence ATGAGAACAGGTGCCATAATACAGGCAAGAACAGGTTCAACTAGGCTTCCTTCAAAGGTGCTTTTGAGGATTTTAGATAAATCCATACTGGAGTATGTTGTTGAAAGAGTTAGGCATTCTAAACATATTGATACTGTAATAGTGGCAACGACTGATAATAATGAGGATTTGGAAATAGCCGAATTAATGAAAGGTATTAGCGTAAGTGTTTTTAGAGGGTCCGAGAATGATGTCTTGGATAGGTACTATAAGGCAGCATCTTTTTTTAATATACAGAATATTGTTAGAATCACTGCAGATTGCCCGTTAATAGATCCTTTTGTTATAGACTGTGTTATTAAGCGATATTTTTCAGTTCGTGCAGATTATTGTTCGAATATACTCGAGCATACTTTTCCTGACGGGGAAGATGTGGAAGTTTTTAGTTTTAAAACTCTGTCTACTGCATGGAAAGAAGCGAAACTTGGTTCGGAACGCGAACACGTTACTCCTTATATTATTAATAACCCAGGTAGTTTTAAATTGGAAAATGTTAAGAGTGAGGTAGGCCTTTCAGATAAAAGATGGACCCTTGATAGAAAAGAAGATTATGATTTTATCAAAAAAGTTATTGAGAATTTGTACCCAACGAATCCTAATTTTAGAATGAGCGATGTTCTAAAATTCGTGCGTGATAATCCGGAGTGTGAGGATATAAATAAAAATATAATTAGAAATGAAGGTTATCTAAAATCATTACAAAAGGATATTTTGAATGAGAAAAAAAGTTAA
- a CDS encoding aminotransferase class III-fold pyridoxal phosphate-dependent enzyme: protein MRKKVNKSQALYNRAKRLIPGGTQLLSKRPEMFLPGGWPAYYKKAKGCEIWDLDGNKFIDMSFMGIGACILGYADSDVDNAVKKVIDNGSMSTLNSYEEVELAELLCDLHPWANMVRYARTGGEALAIAVRIARAKSKKDMVLFCGYHGWHDWYLSSNICDKKSLDRHLLSGLNPIGVPKCLKNSALPFFYNDTQGFLRLINKHKNDIGVIIIEAIRNRPPEKKFIQTLMRVAREMKIVFIVDEVSSGWRLNLGGAHLLFGIKPDIAVFAKGISNGFPMAAVIGKSSVMQAAQDTFISSTYWTERIGPAAALATIKKLKLFNVSKHLISLGKLVQENWTSIAERNGISIEVSGIYPLSHFEFKHKKSLALKTLFTSLMLERGFLATTSFYPSFSHTAKHIEKYLDAFDAVFKIISKVVSRDEIDKYIKKGICHAGFNRLT, encoded by the coding sequence ATGAGAAAAAAAGTTAATAAATCTCAAGCATTGTATAACCGAGCGAAACGCCTTATCCCTGGAGGTACTCAGCTTTTGTCTAAGCGTCCAGAAATGTTTTTGCCCGGAGGATGGCCTGCTTATTACAAGAAAGCCAAGGGTTGCGAGATTTGGGATTTAGATGGGAATAAATTCATTGATATGAGTTTCATGGGCATAGGCGCATGTATACTGGGTTATGCTGATTCGGACGTAGATAATGCAGTTAAAAAGGTTATTGATAATGGTTCGATGAGTACATTAAATTCCTATGAAGAAGTTGAGCTTGCAGAATTGTTATGTGATTTACACCCTTGGGCTAATATGGTTAGATATGCCAGAACGGGTGGAGAGGCGTTGGCAATAGCTGTTAGGATTGCCCGCGCAAAGTCTAAAAAGGACATGGTATTGTTTTGCGGATATCATGGTTGGCATGATTGGTATTTATCTTCAAATATATGCGATAAAAAATCTTTGGATAGGCATTTATTGTCCGGCTTAAATCCAATAGGAGTTCCGAAATGCTTAAAGAATTCTGCGTTGCCTTTTTTTTATAATGATACCCAAGGTTTTTTAAGATTAATCAATAAGCATAAAAATGATATAGGCGTAATAATTATTGAGGCTATTAGGAACCGCCCCCCGGAAAAAAAGTTTATCCAGACATTGATGCGCGTTGCACGAGAGATGAAGATTGTATTTATAGTAGATGAAGTAAGTTCGGGATGGCGTTTAAACTTAGGTGGCGCACACCTACTGTTTGGTATTAAACCTGATATTGCAGTGTTTGCAAAAGGGATTAGTAATGGTTTCCCAATGGCTGCCGTAATAGGCAAGTCTTCTGTTATGCAAGCTGCTCAGGATACATTTATAAGCAGTACATATTGGACAGAACGTATTGGGCCAGCGGCAGCGTTAGCAACAATAAAAAAACTAAAACTTTTTAATGTGTCGAAACATCTTATTTCTTTGGGAAAGTTAGTTCAGGAGAATTGGACTTCAATAGCTGAGCGTAATGGTATTTCTATAGAGGTCTCGGGTATATATCCATTAAGCCATTTTGAATTTAAACATAAGAAGAGCCTGGCGCTTAAGACGCTATTTACGAGTTTAATGCTAGAAAGAGGTTTCTTAGCAACGACTTCTTTTTATCCTTCTTTTTCTCACACAGCTAAACATATAGAAAAATATCTGGATGCATTTGACGCTGTTTTTAAAATTATATCTAAAGTGGTGTCTAGAGATGAAATTGACAAATATATAAAGAAAGGTATTTGTCATGCTGGTTTTAATAGATTAACGTAA